Proteins encoded together in one Dechloromonas sp. HYN0024 window:
- a CDS encoding prepilin-type N-terminal cleavage/methylation domain-containing protein — protein MRRNHGFTLIELVIVIVILGILAAVAIPRYANIHRDARIGSVRALEAAVRSADALIAAGVVVKGLSSQSGTATVYPNGTAIAGDTTAIRVYGGHPDSQLDGIGNALSGANIGFGYGRNNASVTVRYGDFTVRWSANNLRWEYTAAPTPATCRVNYLNGGAGAIVSTDISGC, from the coding sequence ATGCGCCGCAACCATGGCTTTACCCTCATCGAATTGGTCATCGTCATTGTCATTCTTGGCATACTGGCTGCGGTCGCCATTCCCCGATATGCGAATATTCACCGGGATGCCCGTATCGGATCGGTCAGGGCCCTGGAAGCCGCCGTTCGTTCGGCCGATGCGCTGATTGCTGCCGGTGTCGTCGTCAAAGGACTGAGTTCCCAATCTGGGACTGCTACCGTCTATCCCAATGGCACAGCGATTGCCGGTGACACGACAGCGATCCGCGTCTATGGTGGGCATCCCGATTCGCAGCTGGATGGCATCGGAAATGCCTTGAGCGGTGCCAATATCGGGTTTGGCTATGGTCGCAATAATGCAAGTGTGACAGTCAGATATGGAGATTTCACCGTGCGCTGGTCGGCCAACAATCTACGATGGGAATATACGGCAGCGCCAACACCCGCCACCTGCAGGGTCAACTATTTAAACGGCGGTGCCGGCGCAATCGTCAGCACGGATATCTCAGGTTGCTGA